In Amycolatopsis sp. EV170708-02-1, the following are encoded in one genomic region:
- a CDS encoding holo-ACP synthase — MPARRIGIDVVPLSRVRELVAQDAETALRRMLSAAELLSSSTPDGPDLPGIAGRLAAKEAVFKLFHVGGQPVPWLSTEVLKSDGGWPVVRLTGRAARLAREAGLGEIEISITHDDAYAIAVAVSAAD, encoded by the coding sequence ATGCCCGCGAGACGGATCGGCATCGACGTCGTCCCGCTCAGCCGGGTGCGCGAGCTCGTCGCCCAGGACGCGGAAACCGCGCTGCGACGCATGCTCTCCGCCGCCGAACTGCTGAGTTCGTCCACTCCGGACGGTCCGGACCTGCCCGGTATCGCGGGCCGCCTGGCCGCCAAGGAAGCGGTGTTCAAACTCTTCCACGTCGGTGGGCAGCCCGTGCCCTGGCTCTCGACCGAAGTGCTCAAGAGCGACGGCGGCTGGCCGGTGGTCCGGCTCACCGGACGCGCCGCGCGGCTGGCCCGGGAAGCCGGGCTCGGCGAGATCGAAATCAGCATCACCCACGACGACGCGTACGCCATCGCGGTCGCGGTGTCCGCCGCGGACTGA
- a CDS encoding diiron oxygenase, which yields MTSDISDIIDADERFRGLLDRLSSKSIDDYYNPYQMFEWPDSLPERMWWMSPELTTTHGTEFATTLSEDRLFALSRFESINFYSLNVHGIRELLIEVVARIHTAGFETPSEFFHHFIGEENEHMWFFAEFCLRYGEKIYRAPAAGAAIPPASSSKVESLLVFARILIFEELVDHYNSLMARDERLHETIRAINRIHHQDESRHIAFGRELVEHLYGDLKKTATEEDLAEVSAYLRRYLTYSFESLYNPQVYRDAGIENPLEFRRALLDAPTRPATEKQVFRKTLKYLERTGILR from the coding sequence GTGACCAGTGACATCAGCGACATCATCGACGCGGACGAACGGTTTCGCGGCCTGCTCGATCGCCTTTCGTCGAAGTCGATCGACGACTACTACAACCCCTATCAGATGTTCGAGTGGCCGGACAGCCTGCCCGAACGGATGTGGTGGATGAGCCCCGAGCTCACCACCACTCACGGCACCGAGTTCGCCACGACGCTGAGCGAAGACCGGCTCTTCGCCCTGTCGCGGTTCGAAAGCATCAACTTCTACAGCCTCAACGTGCACGGGATCCGCGAGCTGCTCATCGAGGTCGTCGCGCGTATCCACACGGCGGGCTTCGAGACGCCGTCGGAGTTCTTCCACCACTTCATCGGCGAAGAGAACGAGCACATGTGGTTCTTCGCCGAATTCTGCCTCCGCTACGGCGAAAAGATCTATCGCGCACCGGCGGCCGGCGCCGCCATCCCGCCCGCGTCCTCGTCCAAAGTGGAGAGCCTGCTGGTGTTCGCGAGGATCCTGATCTTCGAGGAACTGGTGGACCACTACAACTCGCTGATGGCGCGGGACGAACGCCTGCACGAGACGATCCGCGCGATCAACCGCATCCACCATCAGGACGAATCGCGGCATATCGCGTTCGGCCGGGAGCTGGTGGAGCATCTCTACGGCGACCTCAAGAAGACGGCGACCGAAGAGGACCTCGCCGAGGTCTCGGCCTATCTCCGGCGGTATCTCACCTACAGCTTCGAGTCGCTGTACAACCCGCAGGTCTACCGCGACGCCGGCATCGAGAACCCGCTGGAATTCCGGCGCGCGCTGCTCGACGCGCCCACCCGGCCCGCCACCGAGAAACAGGTGTTCCGCAAGACCTTGAAGTACCTGGAGCGAACGGGGATCCTGCGATGA
- a CDS encoding protein phosphatase 2C domain-containing protein, producing the protein MKVDRLSQPGDGLVNEDLVLSGRYHALVIDGATAEPGAETGCVHDVRWLVARLGTALDRLLVERPAEDLRAVLRAAIESVRDAHSGTCDLGNPCGPTATVAILRERDGLADYLVLSDAAVVLERLDGTVEAVIDDRIDQLLHLTWQEVRPLRNAPGGFWVAGSDPAAADQARTGTVELSRLRRAALLTDGAYRLVERYGWTWHQLLDVAELDGPAAVVHETRRAELRTAPGHFAGKHHDDATVAFCRFETTAAPLARPTHEVTK; encoded by the coding sequence ATGAAAGTCGATCGTCTCTCCCAGCCGGGTGACGGCCTGGTCAACGAGGATCTGGTGCTGTCGGGCCGGTATCACGCGCTGGTCATCGACGGTGCGACGGCGGAACCCGGCGCGGAGACCGGCTGCGTGCACGACGTCCGCTGGCTGGTGGCGAGGCTCGGCACCGCGCTGGACCGGCTCCTCGTCGAACGTCCCGCCGAAGACCTGCGCGCCGTCCTCCGCGCGGCCATCGAGTCGGTCCGCGACGCCCACTCCGGCACCTGCGACCTCGGCAATCCCTGCGGCCCGACCGCGACCGTGGCGATCCTGCGCGAACGGGACGGTCTCGCCGACTACCTGGTGCTCAGCGATGCGGCGGTGGTGCTCGAACGGCTCGACGGCACCGTCGAGGCCGTCATCGACGACCGGATCGACCAGCTGCTGCACCTGACCTGGCAAGAGGTCCGGCCCTTGCGCAACGCGCCCGGCGGGTTCTGGGTCGCGGGCAGTGATCCGGCCGCCGCCGACCAGGCCCGCACCGGCACCGTGGAACTCTCGCGGCTGCGGCGCGCCGCGCTCCTCACCGACGGCGCGTACCGGCTCGTCGAACGCTACGGGTGGACCTGGCACCAGCTGCTCGACGTCGCCGAGCTCGACGGCCCGGCCGCCGTCGTCCACGAGACCCGCCGCGCCGAACTTCGGACCGCGCCAGGCCACTTCGCCGGGAAACACCACGACGACGCGACAGTCGCCTTCTGCCGATTCGAGACCACCGCCGCTCCCCTGGCCCGCCCGACCCACGAGGTGACGAAATGA
- a CDS encoding acyl carrier protein, which translates to MPTPGIEKVSDWILGRHPERTELAFEEDLIESRLVDSLSFVELVYVIEDASGVEVDFDNIDIADFKTLSAIEKAFFAGAGVS; encoded by the coding sequence ATGCCCACTCCCGGTATCGAAAAGGTCAGTGACTGGATCCTCGGCAGGCACCCGGAACGCACCGAGCTGGCGTTCGAAGAGGACCTGATCGAAAGCCGCCTGGTCGACTCGCTGTCGTTCGTCGAACTGGTCTACGTGATCGAGGACGCCAGCGGCGTCGAGGTCGACTTCGACAACATCGACATCGCGGACTTCAAAACCCTGTCGGCCATCGAGAAGGCGTTCTTCGCCGGAGCGGGAGTCAGCTGA
- a CDS encoding SAM-dependent methyltransferase, producing MHAVSYTAQWMAAARSLESEREDALFVDPLASALAAPDGFRLIERYAGGGLLPFISIRTRFLDDTIGELRSDPAIRQVVLIAAGMDTRAFRLDWPEDTVVFEVDHEPLLVEKQRRLTELGAEPRVDRRVVPADLTREWLPELEKAGFDPARPTLWVAEALTFFLTAEQAGGLLETLGSVSVPGSRLALDILGRALLRSPFSKPFLDRLADDGTPWIFGTDKPEEFLLAHGWKVDEIKEPGQPGAGEGRWPYEVQPPERRGANRLWLLRAEYLEG from the coding sequence ATGCACGCCGTTTCCTATACCGCGCAGTGGATGGCGGCCGCTCGTTCGCTCGAGTCCGAGCGCGAGGACGCGCTGTTCGTCGACCCGCTGGCGAGCGCCCTTGCCGCGCCGGACGGGTTCCGGCTGATCGAGCGCTACGCCGGTGGCGGACTGCTGCCGTTCATCAGCATCCGCACCAGGTTCCTCGACGACACGATCGGCGAGCTGCGGTCGGATCCCGCCATCCGCCAGGTCGTGCTGATCGCGGCGGGGATGGACACCAGGGCGTTCCGGCTGGACTGGCCCGAGGACACCGTCGTCTTCGAGGTGGACCACGAGCCGCTGCTGGTGGAGAAGCAGCGGCGACTGACCGAACTGGGCGCCGAGCCGCGGGTCGATCGTCGGGTCGTCCCCGCCGACCTGACCCGCGAATGGCTGCCGGAACTGGAGAAGGCGGGCTTCGACCCGGCCCGCCCGACGTTGTGGGTGGCCGAGGCCCTCACCTTCTTCCTGACCGCGGAGCAGGCGGGCGGTCTGCTGGAGACGCTGGGTTCGGTGTCGGTCCCGGGAAGCAGGCTGGCGCTGGACATCCTCGGCCGTGCCCTGCTGCGCAGCCCGTTCTCGAAGCCGTTCCTCGACCGGCTGGCCGACGACGGGACACCGTGGATCTTCGGCACCGACAAGCCGGAGGAGTTCCTGCTGGCCCACGGCTGGAAGGTCGACGAGATCAAGGAGCCCGGCCAGCCCGGCGCGGGTGAGGGCCGCTGGCCGTACGAGGTACAGCCGCCGGAACGCCGCGGCGCCAACCGGCTCTGGCTCTTGCGGGCCGAATACCTGGAGGGCTGA
- a CDS encoding 3-oxoacyl-[acyl-carrier-protein] synthase III C-terminal domain-containing protein — MGATTLERVESFVPERSVRIEELGEHLGLRRAELGVFRKFYGLDTLRFDPGMDLFDLLLPAAKRALAALPAGRRIDRLVFAHTTQALAPADVDIAQELARRLGLVDVEAFALSHQACVSSLGAIDVAAELLRAEGKTGGYALMVTGERAFSPIVQLIPNTAIMADAASACLLTVDGDGDVVHSFVTKTLGEYAEWLALTPEQNTEFGQLYGPRLAEVILAAVAEAGCGFDDIDLVIPHNVNALAWRQTVKALEAPPEKFFLENIPKLSHCFSSDVFLNYTTLRENGRLVDGARYVLVTVGLGATFGAMVITHRTRGAGHDGPRRGGVGDRGRARDVLEREITGLTEDTRLFDDLRLDSSKVLELLMLVEMAVGITVDPDDLDIDHLRTVRSFADYVESRQAIGEGVA, encoded by the coding sequence ATGGGCGCGACCACCCTGGAACGGGTCGAATCGTTCGTCCCCGAGCGCAGCGTGCGCATCGAGGAGCTCGGCGAGCACCTCGGGCTGCGCCGGGCGGAACTCGGCGTGTTCCGGAAGTTCTACGGCCTCGACACCCTCCGGTTCGATCCCGGGATGGACCTGTTCGACCTGCTGTTGCCCGCCGCGAAGCGGGCGCTGGCGGCGCTGCCCGCCGGCCGGAGGATCGACAGGCTGGTGTTCGCGCATACGACCCAGGCGCTCGCGCCGGCGGACGTCGACATCGCCCAGGAGCTCGCGCGGCGGCTGGGGCTGGTGGACGTCGAGGCGTTCGCGTTGTCCCACCAGGCGTGCGTGAGCAGTCTGGGTGCCATCGACGTCGCGGCCGAGCTGCTGCGGGCCGAAGGCAAGACCGGCGGCTACGCGCTGATGGTGACCGGCGAGCGGGCGTTCTCGCCGATCGTGCAGCTGATCCCCAACACCGCGATCATGGCGGACGCGGCCTCGGCGTGCCTGCTGACGGTGGACGGCGACGGCGACGTCGTGCATTCCTTCGTCACGAAGACGCTGGGGGAGTACGCGGAATGGCTGGCGCTGACCCCGGAGCAGAACACCGAGTTCGGCCAGCTCTACGGGCCGCGGCTGGCCGAGGTGATCCTGGCGGCGGTGGCAGAGGCGGGATGCGGGTTCGACGATATCGATCTGGTGATCCCGCACAACGTCAACGCCCTCGCCTGGCGGCAGACGGTGAAGGCGCTGGAGGCGCCGCCGGAGAAGTTCTTCCTGGAGAACATCCCCAAGCTCAGCCATTGCTTCTCGTCGGACGTGTTCCTCAACTACACGACCTTGCGGGAGAACGGCAGGCTCGTCGACGGTGCCCGCTACGTGCTCGTCACGGTCGGTCTCGGTGCGACGTTCGGCGCCATGGTGATCACCCATCGGACGCGGGGAGCGGGACATGACGGCCCGCGACGAGGTGGTGTCGGCGATCGGGGACGCGCTCGGGACGTCCTGGAGCGGGAGATCACCGGGCTGACCGAGGACACACGGCTGTTCGACGACCTGCGGCTGGACTCGTCGAAGGTACTGGAACTGCTGATGCTGGTGGAGATGGCCGTCGGCATCACGGTGGATCCGGACGACCTCGACATCGATCACCTCCGTACCGTCCGTTCGTTCGCCGACTACGTCGAATCCAGGCAGGCCATCGGGGAAGGAGTGGCATGA
- a CDS encoding 4'-phosphopantetheinyl transferase superfamily protein: protein MTTLVGVDALRVAELDLLARRGWFLKFLFSQEELGDLAAAGSVCLACRFAAKEAVLKVLRTCLSGPVPPAQIVIRRSGAGATSVELRGAAAERARALGIERVDVSISCERGLVIAIALGTA from the coding sequence ATGACCACGCTCGTCGGAGTGGACGCGCTGCGCGTGGCCGAACTCGACCTGCTCGCGCGGCGCGGCTGGTTCCTGAAGTTCCTGTTCTCCCAGGAGGAACTCGGCGACCTGGCGGCGGCGGGCAGCGTCTGTCTCGCTTGCCGGTTCGCCGCGAAGGAGGCGGTGCTGAAGGTGCTCAGGACCTGCCTGTCCGGTCCGGTTCCGCCCGCCCAGATCGTGATCCGGCGTTCCGGAGCGGGCGCGACGTCGGTGGAGTTGCGCGGTGCGGCGGCCGAACGTGCCCGCGCGCTGGGCATCGAGCGGGTCGACGTCTCCATTTCCTGCGAACGGGGGCTCGTGATCGCGATCGCGCTGGGGACAGCCTGA
- a CDS encoding BTAD domain-containing putative transcriptional regulator translates to MEFTILGPLGVRDGNTEIDLGAPKVRRLLALLLHRAGEVVPVSALVDGLWAGRPPRTAAKNLQLYVLQLRRALADPDRVVHRRPGYLLVVNPGELDVRRFEDLADQARTAHERRNAVVAGSLARQALAVWQGPPFSGLADSSAALQVEADRLQERRLVLLGQRIDADLALGRHADVVAELTELVSEHPLREHFQAQLMLALYRSRRQAEALKVYRRARALLTGELGLEPGAELTDLAQAILRTDPALDLPAAEQPVSPGPRQLPAAVPTFTGRTAYLRRIDALVAGGAPVVVVSGTAGVGKTALALQWAHGALDRFPDGQLYLNLHGYARSATVTAAEALVRLVRSLGVPPDRIPVDLDELAALYRSELAGKRMLVVLDNAGTADQVRPLLPGRPGSLVVVTGRQELPGLVVLHDAGAVRLDLLSEEDGLKLLARIVGAQRVKEERRAAATLVRLCAGLPLALRIAAADIGIGRDRPIGAVVDGLLRADRLDRLGVDGDPSTAVRAAFALSYRRLGPAAQGLFRLLGVVQVPDFSARSIAVLAGQSPGNTSQALAELERAHLVARGADGRYQCHDLLRLYATERARAEDGPAERDEARIRLFGWYLATATAAVTRITPQILRLREGAEFGETDVVFDDDAEALEWLEAERADLVAIVHDAAAQGPHRVVWLLADALRGFFWLRRHSVDWVAVAKAGLAAAVVDGEPRGRIAAQQSLAQVYRGLGDYTAAVTHYTGALELAAAERWPEAEAAARGNLAGVHWELGALDEAVAELDRAIELNSRMGWEAGLSANLHNIGTLLRELGKPREAMRRLAQALSLIERTGNRDGAAHVYTTLGEVYLDLGRLTDARESLSKGVSLHRENGARYGETTALCTLAALCAEAGDFAEAAEHAETMLELARETGDRRAEANALAALAELGGRTELSVAPEVLAGQAVELAHEIRYTRAEIVSLLALAEVCRRGGRLDDAVTHAAAATELAARRDFRLLAARAHTVLATTRRDRGDRKQAAECAERALILHRGIGNRIGEGHALAVLGEVTAKRDPGAGQGLLREAHDILADCGSVERFRVADLLST, encoded by the coding sequence ATGGAGTTCACGATTCTCGGGCCGCTCGGTGTCCGCGACGGGAATACCGAAATCGATCTTGGCGCGCCGAAAGTCCGCCGTCTGCTGGCGCTCCTGCTCCATCGCGCGGGCGAGGTGGTCCCGGTGAGTGCGCTGGTCGACGGTCTGTGGGCGGGCCGCCCGCCGCGCACCGCGGCGAAGAACCTCCAGCTCTACGTCCTCCAGCTCCGCCGCGCACTGGCGGATCCGGATCGCGTGGTGCACCGCAGACCCGGCTACCTGCTGGTGGTGAATCCCGGCGAACTGGACGTGCGGCGGTTCGAGGACCTCGCCGACCAGGCGCGCACGGCACACGAGCGGCGGAACGCGGTCGTCGCCGGAAGTCTCGCGCGGCAGGCGCTCGCGGTCTGGCAGGGGCCTCCGTTCAGCGGCCTGGCCGACAGCAGCGCCGCCCTCCAGGTCGAGGCGGACCGGCTGCAGGAACGACGGCTGGTCCTGCTGGGGCAGCGCATCGACGCGGATCTGGCGCTCGGCAGGCACGCGGACGTCGTCGCCGAACTCACCGAGCTGGTCTCGGAACATCCGCTGCGGGAACATTTCCAGGCCCAGCTCATGCTCGCGCTCTACCGGTCGCGGCGCCAGGCCGAGGCGCTCAAGGTCTACCGCCGGGCACGCGCCCTGCTCACCGGCGAGCTCGGTCTCGAACCGGGGGCGGAGCTGACCGACCTCGCCCAGGCCATCCTGCGCACCGATCCGGCACTGGACCTGCCCGCCGCCGAACAGCCGGTTTCCCCCGGGCCGCGGCAGCTGCCCGCCGCGGTGCCGACGTTCACCGGCCGCACCGCGTACCTGCGCCGGATCGACGCCCTGGTCGCCGGCGGCGCGCCGGTGGTGGTCGTCAGCGGCACCGCGGGAGTGGGCAAGACCGCGCTGGCACTGCAATGGGCGCACGGCGCGCTCGACCGGTTCCCCGACGGCCAGCTCTACCTGAATCTGCACGGCTACGCGCGGTCGGCCACGGTGACCGCGGCCGAAGCGCTGGTCCGGCTCGTGCGCTCGCTGGGCGTCCCGCCCGACCGGATACCGGTGGACCTCGACGAACTGGCCGCGCTCTACCGGTCCGAGCTCGCGGGCAAGCGGATGCTCGTGGTGCTCGACAACGCCGGCACGGCCGATCAGGTGCGGCCGCTGCTGCCCGGCCGTCCCGGCAGCCTCGTCGTGGTGACCGGCAGGCAGGAACTGCCCGGGCTCGTCGTCCTGCACGACGCCGGCGCCGTCCGGCTCGACCTGCTGAGCGAAGAGGACGGGCTCAAGCTGCTCGCCAGGATCGTCGGCGCGCAGCGGGTCAAGGAGGAACGCCGGGCGGCGGCGACGCTGGTCCGGTTGTGCGCCGGGCTGCCGCTCGCGTTGCGGATCGCGGCCGCGGACATCGGCATCGGCCGGGACCGGCCGATCGGCGCCGTGGTCGACGGGCTGCTGCGGGCCGACCGGCTGGACCGGCTCGGGGTCGACGGCGATCCGTCGACCGCGGTCCGCGCCGCGTTCGCGCTCTCGTACCGGCGGCTCGGCCCGGCCGCCCAGGGCTTGTTCCGGTTGCTCGGCGTGGTCCAGGTGCCGGATTTCAGCGCGCGGTCGATCGCCGTGCTCGCCGGGCAGTCCCCCGGGAACACGTCACAGGCTCTCGCCGAACTGGAGCGCGCGCATCTCGTCGCCCGGGGCGCCGACGGCCGGTACCAGTGCCACGACCTGCTCCGGCTGTACGCGACCGAACGCGCGCGGGCCGAGGACGGCCCGGCCGAACGCGACGAGGCCAGGATCCGGCTGTTCGGCTGGTATCTCGCGACGGCGACCGCCGCGGTCACACGGATCACGCCGCAGATCCTGCGGCTTCGTGAAGGAGCCGAATTCGGCGAGACCGATGTCGTCTTCGACGACGATGCCGAGGCGTTGGAGTGGCTCGAAGCGGAACGTGCCGACCTCGTGGCCATCGTCCACGACGCCGCCGCGCAGGGGCCGCACCGGGTCGTCTGGTTACTGGCGGACGCCCTTCGCGGCTTCTTCTGGCTCAGAAGGCATTCCGTGGACTGGGTCGCCGTCGCGAAGGCCGGGCTGGCCGCGGCGGTCGTCGACGGCGAGCCGCGCGGCCGGATCGCCGCCCAGCAAAGCCTCGCGCAGGTGTATCGCGGGCTGGGCGACTACACGGCCGCCGTCACGCACTACACCGGGGCGCTGGAGCTGGCGGCCGCCGAACGGTGGCCGGAAGCGGAAGCCGCCGCGCGCGGGAATCTCGCCGGAGTCCACTGGGAGCTCGGCGCGCTCGACGAGGCCGTCGCCGAACTCGACCGCGCGATCGAACTGAACAGCCGGATGGGCTGGGAAGCGGGACTTTCGGCCAACCTGCACAACATCGGGACACTGCTGCGGGAGCTGGGCAAGCCGCGGGAAGCCATGCGGCGGCTGGCCCAGGCCCTTTCGCTCATCGAACGCACCGGCAATCGTGACGGCGCCGCGCACGTGTACACCACGCTCGGCGAGGTCTATCTCGACCTCGGCAGGCTGACCGATGCGCGCGAGTCGCTGTCGAAGGGTGTTTCCCTGCACCGGGAGAACGGCGCTCGTTACGGCGAGACGACCGCACTCTGCACGCTGGCGGCGTTGTGCGCCGAGGCCGGGGATTTCGCCGAAGCGGCCGAGCACGCCGAGACGATGCTGGAACTGGCCCGGGAGACAGGTGATCGCCGGGCGGAGGCGAACGCGCTCGCCGCGCTGGCCGAACTCGGTGGCCGGACCGAGTTGTCCGTGGCTCCCGAGGTCCTGGCCGGACAGGCGGTCGAACTCGCCCACGAGATCCGCTACACCCGCGCGGAGATCGTCAGCCTGCTGGCGCTGGCGGAGGTATGTCGTCGTGGCGGGCGGCTCGACGACGCCGTCACGCATGCGGCCGCGGCCACGGAATTGGCCGCACGGCGGGACTTCCGGCTCCTCGCGGCCAGGGCGCACACGGTGCTGGCCACCACCAGGCGGGACCGCGGCGACCGGAAACAGGCGGCCGAATGCGCCGAGCGGGCGCTGATCCTGCATCGCGGTATCGGCAACCGGATCGGCGAGGGACACGCGCTCGCCGTCCTCGGCGAAGTCACCGCGAAACGGGATCCCGGCGCCGGGCAGGGACTTCTGCGGGAGGCGCACGACATCCTCGCCGACTGCGGTTCGGTCGAACGATTCCGGGTGGCGGACCTGCTCTCGACCTGA
- a CDS encoding LuxR C-terminal-related transcriptional regulator, whose protein sequence is MSTVLDLVSTARREVLTTATGGSPWFGGTVTAAARRGAFPPHVRVRLLCTAPAEHARGEIVEAVRHGLRVKVTDRAIEESLLIDRRLALVPSGGDDARGLLMVTTPTLITALADAFDPRWEEATPWEMTSARPDEFEQAILRCLVDGMTDEAVANRLGVSARTVRRYVNVLMARVGARSRFELGFRAAECGWLPADALG, encoded by the coding sequence TTGTCGACTGTACTCGATCTGGTTTCCACCGCAAGACGGGAAGTGCTGACCACGGCGACGGGCGGTTCGCCGTGGTTCGGCGGGACCGTCACCGCGGCCGCGCGCCGCGGCGCCTTCCCGCCGCACGTCCGGGTGCGGCTGCTGTGCACGGCACCGGCGGAGCACGCGCGCGGTGAGATCGTCGAGGCGGTGCGGCACGGGCTCCGGGTCAAGGTGACCGATCGGGCGATCGAAGAATCCCTTTTGATAGACCGCAGACTGGCGTTGGTCCCTTCGGGTGGCGACGACGCCAGAGGTTTGCTCATGGTGACCACGCCGACGTTGATCACCGCCCTCGCCGACGCCTTCGACCCTCGCTGGGAGGAGGCGACGCCTTGGGAGATGACGTCCGCTCGGCCGGACGAGTTCGAACAGGCGATCCTGCGCTGCCTGGTCGACGGAATGACCGATGAAGCGGTCGCGAACCGGCTGGGCGTATCCGCGAGGACCGTTCGGCGGTACGTGAACGTCCTCATGGCCCGCGTCGGCGCGAGGAGCCGGTTCGAACTCGGATTCCGGGCGGCGGAATGCGGGTGGCTTCCCGCCGACGCGCTCGGCTGA
- a CDS encoding condensation domain-containing protein, with product MTRFQVRFTGKTARSGPLAFGHANIVRAITLDDDPTRLNLAMVFDVPGAPLDQVAAWIRVLLERHESLRTTYSFGDRTLQHVLAEGELEAEVVESGGDVLQTAEGTARALRSRVFDLTAELPLRLAVVTENAVPRRLVWVVSHAAMDVATCELLLGEWTELAAGRELPEDDSPQPLDVVELEKTPAVQRLGQAATRYWESKLRTVPQAMFPVPATGTGFLRPGLRVRSRAAIGHIAAIAERTSASPSAIALAALNALIAHRTAHSTCVTTSLSGNRVLKQLRRFFGSMAQDALLPVTIPETFDELVHAVRAASVPAYRHSWFEADAIWEVITRVTGERGFSFARDLVFNDMSALGDTAIGTPPRSAYSRLPSVWLPGGPDVEDDPELGGTLELLPQEDIPTRFFGCLYRLDTELDLTLWVDPACLDTAEVTEFGRGLLALLRAAAEADLPVKELHSLTTLAPVEHGEGWYLSDSCWVELDAVRELVSDVLGDRPHLVTAEPDDVLGHRLVCHLAGPAAPADLHARVLAALPGRPTALAPHHYVICAEPPADPLDPGAWTATAIDSASGRELPV from the coding sequence ATGACCCGGTTCCAGGTCCGTTTCACCGGCAAGACGGCACGCTCCGGCCCATTGGCGTTCGGCCACGCGAACATCGTCCGCGCCATCACCCTCGACGACGATCCGACGCGGCTCAACCTCGCGATGGTGTTCGACGTGCCTGGCGCGCCGCTGGACCAGGTCGCCGCCTGGATCCGGGTGCTGCTCGAACGCCACGAGTCGCTGCGGACGACGTACTCGTTCGGCGACCGGACGCTCCAGCATGTGCTGGCGGAAGGCGAGCTGGAGGCCGAGGTCGTCGAGAGCGGCGGCGACGTCCTCCAGACGGCCGAGGGCACCGCGCGCGCCCTGCGGTCCCGGGTTTTCGATCTGACCGCGGAGCTGCCGCTGCGGCTCGCCGTGGTGACCGAGAACGCCGTCCCGCGCCGGCTCGTCTGGGTGGTGAGCCACGCCGCGATGGACGTCGCCACCTGCGAACTCCTCCTCGGCGAATGGACCGAGCTGGCCGCGGGGCGCGAGCTGCCCGAGGACGACTCGCCGCAGCCTCTCGACGTCGTCGAACTCGAGAAGACGCCTGCGGTGCAGCGGCTGGGACAAGCGGCGACGCGGTACTGGGAAAGCAAGCTGCGCACGGTTCCGCAGGCGATGTTCCCGGTGCCCGCCACCGGAACCGGCTTCCTCCGGCCCGGGCTGCGAGTCCGTTCGCGGGCCGCGATCGGCCATATCGCGGCGATCGCCGAGCGGACCAGCGCGAGCCCCTCCGCCATCGCCCTCGCCGCGCTCAACGCGCTGATCGCGCACCGGACCGCGCACTCCACCTGCGTGACGACGTCCTTGTCCGGCAACCGGGTGCTCAAGCAGTTGCGCCGCTTCTTCGGCTCGATGGCGCAGGACGCGCTGCTCCCGGTCACCATCCCGGAGACGTTCGACGAACTGGTCCACGCCGTCCGCGCCGCGTCCGTGCCCGCGTACCGGCACAGCTGGTTCGAAGCCGACGCCATCTGGGAAGTGATCACCCGCGTCACCGGCGAACGGGGCTTCTCCTTCGCCAGGGATCTCGTGTTCAACGACATGAGCGCGCTGGGCGACACCGCCATCGGCACGCCGCCTCGCTCCGCGTACAGCAGGCTGCCGTCGGTATGGCTGCCGGGTGGACCGGACGTCGAGGACGACCCCGAACTCGGTGGCACGCTGGAGCTGCTGCCGCAGGAGGACATCCCGACCCGTTTCTTCGGCTGCCTGTACCGCCTCGACACGGAACTGGATCTGACGCTGTGGGTCGACCCCGCCTGCCTCGACACCGCCGAGGTGACCGAGTTCGGCCGCGGCCTCCTGGCGTTGTTGCGCGCGGCGGCCGAGGCGGATCTTCCGGTGAAGGAACTGCATTCGCTCACCACGCTCGCCCCCGTCGAACATGGGGAAGGCTGGTACCTCTCGGACTCGTGCTGGGTCGAGCTCGACGCCGTCCGGGAACTGGTCTCCGACGTCCTCGGTGACCGGCCGCATCTGGTGACCGCGGAGCCCGACGACGTCCTGGGTCACCGGCTGGTGTGTCATCTGGCCGGTCCGGCGGCGCCCGCGGACCTGCACGCCCGGGTACTGGCCGCGCTGCCGGGACGGCCGACCGCGCTGGCACCGCACCACTACGTGATCTGCGCCGAGCCTCCCGCCGATCCGCTGGATCCGGGCGCCTGGACGGCCACGGCCATCGACTCCGCGAGCGGGCGGGAGCTGCCGGTATGA